ACACGACGGAAAGCCAGGGATCCAAGGACTAGAGGGTTACCGCGCGAATGGCGGTTACCGCAGTGTGGAAAAAGCATTGCGCACCATGGCGCCTGAAGCCGTGATGGAAGAGGTGAAGACAAGCGGCCTGCGTGGTCGTGGTGGTGCAGGTTTCCCTACTGGTTTGAAATGGAGCTTCATGGCGAAGCCGGAAGGCGTGCCGCGCTATTTGGTGGTGAACGCGGATGAAAGCGAACCGGGCACCTTTAAGGACAGGTACCTGATGGAGAAGATCCCACACTTGTTGATCGAAGGGATGATCACCAGCAGTTTTGCGCTGGGTGCGAACACGAGTTACATCTATATCCGTGGTGAATATTTCTACGTCTTACGAATCCTTGAAAAAGCCATTGCCGAAGCACGTGCTGCCGGTTGGCTGGGCAAGAATATTCTGGGGAGTGGATTCGATCACGAGATCTACGTACAGATCGGTGCAGGTGCATACATCTGCGGGGAAGAGACCGCCTTGTTGGAAAGTTTGGAAGGCAAGCGGGGCAATCCTCGCATCAAACCACCGTTCCCGGCAGTGAAGGGTTTGTATGGTTGCCCTACGGTGGTGAACAATGTAGAAACGATTGCTGCGGTGGTGCCGATCATCAATGATGGTGGTGCCGAGTACGCCAAGATCGGCATCGGTAAAAGCACGGGTACCAAATTGATCAGCGCTGGCGGCAACATCAACAGACCCGGGGTGTACGAAATTGATCTCGGCGTTCCGGTAGAGGAGTTCGTTATGAGCGATGAGTACTGCGGTGGCGTTGCTGGAAGAGCATTGAAGGCCTGCGTCCCCGGTGGTTCATCCGTACCCATTCTGCCTGCTGAATTGCTGTTCAAGACCTTGAAGTTGGAACAGCGCCTTATGACCTACGAAAGCCTCAGCGACGGCGGTTTCCAAAGTGGCTCCATGTTGGGTAGTGGCGGTTTCTACGTGTACAATGATGCACAATGCATCGTGCGCAGCACATGGGCACACGCTAGGTTCTATGCACATGAAAGTTGCGGCCAATGCAGCCCGTGCCGCGAAGGCACCGGTTGGATGGACAAGATCCTGCATCGCTTGGAACATGGACTAGGCCGAATTGATGACATTGATCTACTGTGGGATATCCAGCGGCGCATCGAAGGGAATACCATTTGTCCTTTAGGGGATGCGGCTGCTTGGCCCGTGGCAGCGGCCATCCGTCACTTCCGTG
The nucleotide sequence above comes from Flavobacteriales bacterium. Encoded proteins:
- the nuoF gene encoding NADH-quinone oxidoreductase subunit NuoF codes for the protein MGRKLLLEHDGKPGIQGLEGYRANGGYRSVEKALRTMAPEAVMEEVKTSGLRGRGGAGFPTGLKWSFMAKPEGVPRYLVVNADESEPGTFKDRYLMEKIPHLLIEGMITSSFALGANTSYIYIRGEYFYVLRILEKAIAEARAAGWLGKNILGSGFDHEIYVQIGAGAYICGEETALLESLEGKRGNPRIKPPFPAVKGLYGCPTVVNNVETIAAVVPIINDGGAEYAKIGIGKSTGTKLISAGGNINRPGVYEIDLGVPVEEFVMSDEYCGGVAGRALKACVPGGSSVPILPAELLFKTLKLEQRLMTYESLSDGGFQSGSMLGSGGFYVYNDAQCIVRSTWAHARFYAHESCGQCSPCREGTGWMDKILHRLEHGLGRIDDIDLLWDIQRRIEGNTICPLGDAAAWPVAAAIRHFREEFEFHATHPTKVKDPKHFEKEPFVRKQKFATV